One genomic window of Prochlorococcus marinus str. NATL2A includes the following:
- a CDS encoding RpoD/SigA family RNA polymerase sigma factor, whose product MVSTAPKPAESQKRRSSDPISWYLSSIGRVPLLTPAEEIELGNQVQTLMSLTEDGQIKEQSKEFTSHQRRLIRIGRRAKERMMKANLRLVVSVAKKYQGKGLELLDLVQEGSLGLERAVEKFDPTRGYKFSTYAFWWIRQSMTRAIACQSRTIRLPVHLSERLATIRKVSLDLAHKLGAMPSRIEIAEAMEIELEELDSILRQALTTSSLDAPVNGDEGRSFLGDLIADGSGEEPLDKVEQKIHQEQLGRWLSHLSEQEQHVIRLRFGLEGNERHTLAEIGRLLQVSRERVRQVELKALRKLRNLTRKLPSGI is encoded by the coding sequence ATGGTTTCAACTGCACCCAAGCCTGCTGAATCACAAAAACGACGCAGCAGTGATCCAATTAGTTGGTACCTTTCCTCCATAGGACGAGTTCCTCTTTTAACTCCTGCTGAGGAAATTGAACTTGGTAATCAAGTTCAAACGTTGATGAGTCTTACCGAGGATGGCCAGATTAAAGAGCAGAGCAAAGAATTTACCTCTCATCAAAGAAGATTGATTCGAATTGGAAGAAGGGCAAAGGAAAGAATGATGAAGGCCAATCTTAGGTTGGTTGTCAGTGTTGCAAAGAAATATCAGGGAAAAGGTCTTGAACTTTTAGATTTAGTTCAGGAAGGTTCTCTTGGGTTAGAAAGAGCGGTAGAAAAATTTGACCCTACTCGTGGATATAAGTTTTCTACTTATGCATTTTGGTGGATAAGGCAAAGCATGACTAGAGCAATAGCTTGTCAGTCCAGAACAATCCGATTACCTGTTCATTTAAGTGAGAGATTAGCGACCATTAGAAAAGTCAGCTTAGATTTGGCTCATAAGCTCGGTGCAATGCCCAGCCGTATTGAAATAGCTGAGGCAATGGAAATTGAGTTAGAAGAACTTGATTCGATTTTGAGACAAGCTCTGACCACAAGCAGTCTTGACGCACCCGTTAATGGAGATGAAGGTCGTAGCTTTTTAGGTGATCTAATAGCTGACGGTTCTGGAGAAGAACCTCTAGATAAGGTAGAACAAAAAATTCATCAAGAACAACTTGGAAGGTGGTTAAGTCATTTAAGCGAACAAGAACAGCACGTTATTAGGCTTAGATTTGGCTTAGAGGGTAATGAAAGACATACTCTCGCAGAGATAGGAAGATTGTTACAGGTTTCACGCGAGAGGGTAAGGCAAGTTGAGCTAAAAGCTTTAAGGAAATTGAGGAATCTCACTAGAAAGCTTCCAAGTGGAATTTGA
- a CDS encoding bifunctional ADP-dependent NAD(P)H-hydrate dehydratase/NAD(P)H-hydrate epimerase translates to MNWPQSDSEHLMVSSEQMQNIEKEMFSMGMPVEALMEKVGIGISSWILDRHGLIENGAIVLVGPGHNGGDGLVVARELYMAGVDISIWCPFPLKKQLTQKHFHYAMQIGIENLERKPDSNSDLLWIEALFGLGQSRIISDEIIRLLNSKKTFSPEKLISIDVPAGLDSDNGNIVSNTSCKASSSLTLGLFKSGLIQDSAIDYVGNLERVDIGIPDKILAGFPETQPLRISFSDLSTFVWPMLSKSKSKYQRGRVLVIAGSEKYRGAASLALNGALASGVGSVSAFLPNSVSSALWITHPEVLLLGDLTAFQDGSSDFSKVLNEVDLNRFDSILLGPGLGIADEKDCFGSDLQDFKGLLVLDADAINRLSITSKGWEWLNDREGPTWLTPHLEEFKRLFPLIDCSNPLKAGIEAAKTCSSSVLLKCAHSVISDPEGKTWQIGQVNSSVARTGLGDVLAGFVSGMGASGLASDKKLDTSLLAASALMHAYAGAFSIKGSTASTICTFLGELIKKEST, encoded by the coding sequence TTGAATTGGCCTCAATCTGATTCGGAACATTTGATGGTTTCTTCAGAGCAGATGCAAAACATAGAAAAAGAAATGTTTTCTATGGGTATGCCTGTTGAAGCTCTGATGGAAAAAGTGGGAATTGGTATTTCTTCATGGATATTAGACAGGCATGGGTTGATTGAAAATGGTGCAATCGTTTTGGTAGGGCCTGGTCACAATGGAGGCGATGGACTTGTTGTTGCGAGAGAACTTTATATGGCAGGCGTTGATATCTCTATTTGGTGTCCATTCCCATTAAAAAAACAATTAACACAAAAACATTTTCATTATGCAATGCAGATTGGGATTGAAAACTTGGAGCGTAAACCCGATTCAAATTCAGATTTATTATGGATTGAGGCTTTATTTGGATTAGGACAATCAAGAATTATTTCTGATGAAATAATTCGCCTATTGAATTCGAAGAAGACCTTTAGTCCTGAAAAGTTAATTAGTATTGATGTCCCTGCAGGATTAGACTCAGATAATGGAAATATAGTATCAAATACATCATGCAAAGCCAGTTCTTCATTAACCTTGGGTTTATTTAAGTCGGGATTAATTCAAGATTCAGCTATTGATTATGTAGGTAATTTAGAGAGAGTAGATATCGGAATTCCAGATAAGATCTTAGCTGGTTTTCCTGAAACACAGCCTTTAAGGATTTCTTTTTCAGATTTGTCTACTTTTGTTTGGCCCATGCTTAGTAAAAGTAAAAGTAAATATCAGAGAGGAAGAGTTCTGGTGATTGCAGGGAGTGAGAAATACAGGGGAGCAGCATCCCTTGCTTTGAATGGAGCTTTAGCAAGTGGGGTAGGTAGTGTTAGTGCATTTTTGCCCAATTCCGTTTCATCTGCTCTTTGGATTACTCACCCTGAAGTCTTGTTACTTGGAGATCTAACTGCTTTTCAGGACGGTTCTTCAGATTTCTCCAAAGTTTTAAATGAAGTTGACTTGAATAGGTTTGACTCGATTTTGCTCGGACCAGGATTGGGGATTGCAGACGAAAAAGATTGTTTTGGCTCTGACTTGCAGGATTTCAAAGGCCTACTTGTTCTTGATGCTGATGCAATTAATAGGCTCTCAATAACATCAAAAGGTTGGGAGTGGCTAAATGATAGGGAAGGTCCCACTTGGCTTACCCCTCATCTTGAAGAATTTAAAAGGTTATTTCCTTTAATTGATTGCTCGAATCCATTGAAGGCTGGAATTGAAGCTGCAAAAACTTGCAGTTCTTCTGTCTTATTGAAATGTGCTCATAGTGTTATCTCTGATCCAGAAGGTAAAACTTGGCAAATAGGGCAAGTGAATTCAAGTGTTGCAAGAACTGGCCTTGGCGATGTTTTGGCTGGGTTTGTTTCAGGGATGGGTGCTTCTGGACTGGCAAGTGATAAAAAATTGGATACAAGTTTGCTTGCTGCATCAGCTTTGATGCATGCATATGCAGGGGCTTTTTCTATAAAAGGGAGCACAGCGAGCACTATTTGCACTTTTCTTGGTGAATTAATAAAAAAGGAAAGCACTTGA
- the mnmA gene encoding tRNA 2-thiouridine(34) synthase MnmA: MPMNVETRETKKVLNHLPSEETVEKTLKRLQTFSGSHSVVVGLSGGVDSSLTAALLCKAGWDVEGLTLWLMKGKGSCCSDGLVDAAGICDQLGIKHHIVDSKEIFQKEIINNVLKGYEEGITPLPCSRCNKSVKFSEMLKWVKENKNIEKIATGHYARIRYSNESFNENDLPSDGIKRHKLLRGKDLNKDQSYFLYDLPQEILGKTIFPLGELTKEITRIEALKHSLKTAKKPESQDLCLAEHYGSMNAFIDKYLPQKKGEVVLKNGQIIGSHNGIQHFTIGQRKGLGIAWEVPLHVVEIDASLNRVIVAPREDSGKSECIVKDINWVSIEAPQEPIEVEVQIRYRSKAMKAKLIPIFDSNKENYCYKCNIHFEKDQFSITPGQAAVFYKGDYVLGGGLISKEY, encoded by the coding sequence ATGCCCATGAATGTGGAAACAAGAGAAACAAAAAAAGTTTTAAATCATTTGCCTTCAGAAGAAACAGTCGAGAAAACATTAAAAAGACTGCAAACATTTTCTGGAAGTCATTCAGTTGTAGTAGGGCTTTCCGGAGGAGTAGATAGCTCCTTAACGGCTGCTCTACTCTGTAAAGCTGGATGGGATGTAGAAGGATTAACTTTGTGGCTAATGAAAGGAAAAGGTTCTTGCTGCTCTGATGGATTAGTTGATGCTGCAGGGATATGTGATCAACTTGGAATCAAGCATCACATAGTTGATTCAAAAGAAATCTTTCAAAAAGAAATCATCAATAACGTCTTAAAAGGATATGAGGAAGGAATTACTCCTTTGCCGTGCTCGCGCTGCAACAAATCAGTCAAATTCTCAGAAATGCTCAAATGGGTTAAAGAAAATAAAAATATCGAAAAGATCGCAACTGGGCATTACGCAAGGATTAGATACTCAAACGAATCTTTCAATGAGAATGATCTTCCGAGTGATGGAATTAAAAGACATAAGCTTTTAAGAGGTAAAGATCTCAACAAAGATCAAAGCTATTTTTTGTATGATCTCCCTCAAGAAATTTTAGGAAAAACAATTTTCCCACTTGGAGAATTAACTAAAGAGATAACACGAATAGAAGCTCTTAAACATTCATTAAAAACTGCCAAAAAGCCAGAAAGCCAAGACCTTTGTCTTGCTGAACATTACGGATCAATGAATGCATTTATTGATAAGTATTTACCTCAAAAGAAAGGAGAGGTTGTACTTAAAAACGGTCAAATAATAGGCTCCCATAATGGAATTCAGCATTTCACAATAGGACAACGAAAGGGATTAGGTATTGCTTGGGAAGTGCCTTTACATGTTGTTGAAATTGATGCCTCTTTAAACAGAGTAATTGTTGCCCCAAGAGAAGACTCTGGCAAGTCAGAATGTATTGTAAAAGATATAAATTGGGTATCAATTGAAGCGCCTCAAGAACCAATTGAAGTTGAGGTACAAATTAGATATAGAAGTAAAGCAATGAAAGCAAAGTTAATACCAATTTTTGATAGTAATAAAGAAAATTATTGTTATAAATGTAATATTCATTTTGAAAAAGATCAATTTTCAATTACGCCTGGACAAGCAGCAGTATTTTACAAGGGTGATTATGTATTAGGAGGGGGACTTATTTCAAAAGAGTATTAA
- a CDS encoding apolipoprotein N-acyltransferase has protein sequence MNNIYSLFIKAFAGGALAGISLSEGNYIFMLLGISLLWPASKNPWGGFCWGAMAILWSHKWLLSLHPISWVGISSNLSLPITIFIWLFCGAFGGGLVFIWSALSCFLAPGRLQFSKLENKFIYAVLLSTIWGLSEELLSRGPLFWMGVGPSLLPQDRYLAGLARWIGSGGLATIHLLAGWWIWQLSIAFQARKKAKKFIILGFAYFLLAHLLGFILLFDSPTDSSEKVAMWQTNIPIRQKFSQEEINALPSKVNRALTEAFEMNASFLIAPEGTLPLDRSKIRDFSIKFLSGGFRKINGSIRSSLLVFNPGEESFSDVLDKSRLVPLGEWIPELPNFLKDGLSAVGGIESGNPSRLLDWEGPSFAGAICYELSNGKAIAKAVNQGAKWILVIANLDPYPISLQKQFLSIAQLRSIETSKNLISVSNTGPTSLIKSNGRIDTLLKPNEELVQLADLELNGKKTLYTLISDLPMIVVILISLIGVLRLR, from the coding sequence ATGAATAATATCTATTCTCTTTTTATTAAAGCCTTTGCTGGTGGAGCTCTAGCAGGAATCTCTCTTAGTGAAGGCAATTATATTTTCATGCTTTTGGGAATATCTTTACTTTGGCCTGCTAGTAAAAATCCATGGGGAGGCTTTTGTTGGGGTGCGATGGCTATTTTATGGAGTCATAAGTGGTTGCTATCTTTGCATCCAATTAGTTGGGTAGGGATAAGCTCAAATTTAAGTTTACCAATAACCATTTTTATATGGCTTTTTTGTGGAGCCTTTGGAGGGGGGCTGGTTTTTATTTGGTCAGCTTTGAGTTGCTTTTTGGCTCCTGGAAGACTTCAGTTTTCTAAATTAGAAAATAAGTTTATTTATGCCGTTTTATTGTCAACAATATGGGGGCTTTCTGAAGAACTACTATCTAGAGGCCCTTTGTTTTGGATGGGTGTAGGGCCAAGTTTATTACCACAAGATAGATATTTGGCTGGATTAGCAAGATGGATAGGTTCGGGCGGCTTGGCCACCATCCATCTTTTAGCTGGATGGTGGATATGGCAACTTTCAATTGCTTTTCAAGCTAGAAAAAAAGCCAAGAAATTTATTATTCTTGGCTTTGCTTATTTTTTGTTAGCTCATTTACTTGGATTTATCTTGTTGTTTGATTCTCCAACTGATTCATCAGAAAAGGTTGCGATGTGGCAAACAAATATTCCAATAAGACAAAAATTTAGTCAGGAAGAGATAAATGCTTTGCCCTCAAAAGTAAATAGAGCATTAACTGAAGCTTTTGAAATGAATGCATCTTTTTTAATCGCTCCAGAAGGAACGTTGCCTCTGGATAGATCAAAGATTCGAGATTTTTCTATTAAATTTCTCTCTGGAGGTTTCAGGAAAATAAATGGTTCTATACGAAGTTCACTATTAGTCTTTAATCCAGGTGAAGAGTCTTTTTCGGATGTGTTGGACAAATCTAGATTAGTCCCGCTGGGCGAATGGATTCCTGAATTGCCTAATTTTTTGAAAGATGGTCTCTCGGCAGTAGGTGGAATTGAAAGTGGAAATCCATCAAGACTTCTTGATTGGGAGGGGCCTTCTTTTGCAGGTGCTATTTGTTATGAATTGAGTAATGGGAAAGCTATAGCTAAAGCAGTAAATCAAGGGGCAAAATGGATTTTAGTGATTGCAAATTTAGATCCCTATCCTATTTCTTTGCAGAAACAATTTTTATCTATTGCTCAATTAAGAAGTATTGAAACATCAAAAAATTTAATATCTGTCTCTAATACCGGACCAACATCTTTGATTAAAAGTAATGGAAGAATTGATACCCTCCTCAAGCCAAATGAAGAATTAGTTCAACTAGCTGATCTGGAATTAAATGGAAAGAAAACACTGTACACATTAATTTCTGATTTACCAATGATAGTAGTCATTCTGATAAGTTTAATAGGTGTTTTACGATTACGTTAG
- a CDS encoding FKBP-type peptidyl-prolyl cis-trans isomerase, translating into MIAVISQIISPTPTNALQIDQPIQADVRQSTKTSESVTNPFELDPEDPNPSLFTMASDKTSASNSPLGGAEIGASQVTSSGLKITELVLGDGQEATPGTSVSVNYKGTLDDGKEFDSSYGRGPFEFSLGAGMVIKGWDEGVAGMKVGGKRKLVIPPELGYGSRGIGPIPPNSVLTFEVELLGVK; encoded by the coding sequence ATGATTGCAGTGATTAGCCAAATCATCTCACCGACTCCAACGAATGCCTTACAAATTGACCAACCAATCCAAGCGGATGTAAGGCAATCCACAAAAACCAGCGAGTCTGTAACTAATCCATTTGAATTAGACCCAGAAGACCCAAATCCATCACTTTTTACTATGGCTTCAGATAAAACCAGTGCAAGCAACTCTCCTCTTGGAGGAGCTGAGATAGGAGCATCTCAAGTAACTTCAAGTGGGCTAAAAATTACTGAATTAGTTTTAGGTGATGGTCAAGAAGCCACCCCAGGAACAAGTGTCTCAGTAAATTACAAGGGTACTCTTGATGATGGGAAAGAATTTGACAGCAGTTATGGGAGAGGTCCTTTTGAATTTTCTTTAGGTGCAGGGATGGTGATAAAGGGTTGGGATGAGGGAGTCGCAGGAATGAAAGTTGGAGGTAAAAGAAAATTAGTCATTCCACCAGAATTGGGGTATGGCAGCAGAGGAATAGGTCCAATCCCTCCTAATTCAGTTTTAACGTTTGAAGTGGAATTATTAGGTGTTAAGTGA
- the sodN gene encoding superoxide dismutase, Ni: MLSETLTSIFKKLPAKSVHAHCDGPCGVYDPSSARVTAEAVLSMTKKLIALAPAGNDQASISAYNNTFSRFVAIKEEESQKAKKELLILWTDYFKPEHLATYPDLHDTFWKAAKLCSACKVNIDQTKAEELLAAVQKIHSMFWSSKGRSDSWVTAS; this comes from the coding sequence ATGTTGAGCGAAACACTTACATCAATCTTTAAAAAGCTTCCAGCAAAATCTGTTCACGCTCACTGTGACGGACCTTGCGGTGTATATGACCCTTCTTCAGCAAGAGTTACCGCAGAAGCAGTTTTGTCTATGACAAAAAAACTTATTGCTCTAGCTCCAGCTGGTAACGATCAAGCTTCCATTTCAGCTTATAACAACACTTTTTCTCGCTTCGTTGCGATTAAAGAAGAAGAATCACAAAAGGCCAAAAAAGAACTTCTAATCCTCTGGACTGATTACTTCAAGCCTGAGCACTTAGCTACATATCCAGATCTTCATGACACTTTTTGGAAAGCAGCAAAGCTTTGTAGTGCATGCAAGGTAAATATTGATCAAACCAAGGCAGAAGAATTATTAGCAGCTGTACAAAAGATTCACTCGATGTTTTGGTCATCAAAAGGTAGAAGTGATAGCTGGGTTACCGCAAGCTGA
- the sodX gene encoding nickel-type superoxide dismutase maturation protease produces the protein MIAGLPQADKSLFHKPDLFTLFTLIIGYRQHLRVVGTSMERTLKEGDLVTYTKLNPKNIDLEIGDIVVASHPKTKNKLIIKRIHRIYQNKFDLRGDNSLSSTDTRELGLFELDLIIGKVDKIFSN, from the coding sequence GTGATAGCTGGGTTACCGCAAGCTGATAAAAGTCTTTTCCACAAGCCAGACTTATTTACTTTATTTACTTTAATAATCGGTTACCGACAACATTTACGTGTTGTCGGTACTTCTATGGAAAGAACTCTTAAAGAGGGCGATTTAGTAACTTATACAAAGTTAAACCCAAAAAATATTGACTTAGAGATTGGCGATATCGTCGTTGCCTCTCATCCAAAAACAAAAAATAAGTTAATAATTAAAAGAATTCATAGGATTTATCAAAATAAATTTGATTTAAGGGGAGACAACTCATTGTCAAGCACTGATACTCGAGAATTGGGTTTATTTGAATTAGATTTAATCATTGGGAAAGTAGACAAAATCTTCTCTAACTAG
- the trpC gene encoding indole-3-glycerol phosphate synthase TrpC, with protein MEIRRRPPNPSIKVANLEYAIPHPDSKPKNILEEIVWEKHLEVEIARKKVSLEDLKKKIKDLPKTKNFIDALRNSNSKPALISEIKKASPSRGIIREDFDAKMIGKMYQEGGANCISVLTDKKFFQGGFDVLVEVRKEIIIPILCKDFILYPYQLYQARAAGADAALLIAAILTDSDLKYLSKVAEHLGLTILVEVHDSEELERVLNINVFNLIGINNRNLKSFKTDLEVTKKLAENYANQIKENSITLVSESGLFNREDLDLVKSYGADAVLVGESLMSQEDILGGVKKLIGNL; from the coding sequence ATGGAAATTAGAAGAAGACCTCCTAACCCAAGTATAAAAGTAGCTAATTTAGAGTATGCAATTCCTCACCCAGATTCAAAACCTAAAAATATTTTGGAGGAAATTGTTTGGGAAAAACATCTAGAAGTTGAGATTGCAAGAAAAAAAGTTTCGCTTGAAGATTTAAAGAAAAAGATCAAGGATTTACCAAAAACAAAAAATTTCATAGATGCATTAAGAAATAGTAATTCGAAACCAGCACTAATCTCAGAAATAAAAAAGGCTAGTCCAAGTAGAGGGATAATTAGAGAAGACTTTGACGCGAAAATGATAGGTAAAATGTATCAAGAGGGGGGTGCTAACTGCATATCGGTCTTAACAGATAAAAAATTTTTTCAAGGTGGTTTTGATGTCTTAGTGGAAGTTAGAAAGGAAATCATAATCCCAATCCTATGTAAGGACTTTATCCTTTACCCCTATCAGCTTTACCAAGCAAGAGCTGCTGGTGCTGATGCTGCACTTTTGATAGCGGCAATTCTGACTGATTCTGATTTAAAGTACTTATCTAAGGTCGCTGAACATTTGGGACTTACAATATTAGTAGAGGTTCATGACTCAGAAGAACTTGAACGAGTACTAAATATTAATGTATTTAATTTAATAGGTATTAATAATAGAAATTTAAAGAGTTTTAAAACTGATCTTGAGGTTACAAAGAAATTGGCCGAGAATTATGCTAACCAAATCAAGGAAAATTCTATTACTTTGGTAAGCGAGTCAGGTTTATTTAATCGTGAGGATTTGGATTTAGTGAAGAGTTATGGGGCTGATGCTGTTTTAGTTGGTGAATCTCTTATGTCACAGGAAGATATATTAGGTGGAGTTAAAAAGTTAATTGGCAACTTATAA
- the lpdA gene encoding dihydrolipoyl dehydrogenase: MSEISFDFDLIVVGAGYGGFDAAKHAAEAGLKVAIVESRDMGGTCVNRGCVPSKALLAASGKVRELADVPHLSEFGIHSAPVRFERKKIAEHAKNLVETIRKNLTKTLERSGVEILRGEGRLEGNQKVGLRETNGVDRIFSARDIILATGSDPFVPPGIEIDGRTVFTSDEAINLEWLPRWIAIIGSGYIGLEFADIYTALGCEVTMIEALDKVMPTFDPDITKIASRNLIDKRDIETRAGVFATKVKPGCPVEVELTDAKSREVIEELQVDAVLVATGRVPSTENLNLQSVGVETTRGFIPIDDQMRVLVNEKPVSNLWAVGDVTGKLMLAHTAAAQGSIAVENILGKAIEIDYRSIPAATFTHPEISSVGLSEEEAKDLAKNEGFELGIVRSYFKANSKALAELESDGIMKLIFNKETGEVLGAHIYGLHAADLIQEVSNAISRRQRVNDLAKEVHTHPTLSEVVEVAYKQASLQIKK; encoded by the coding sequence GTGAGTGAAATTTCTTTTGACTTTGACTTGATTGTTGTCGGAGCTGGATATGGAGGTTTTGATGCGGCTAAACATGCGGCAGAGGCTGGCTTGAAAGTGGCGATTGTCGAATCAAGAGATATGGGTGGGACCTGTGTTAACAGAGGCTGTGTCCCCTCTAAAGCATTACTAGCTGCCAGTGGTAAAGTTCGTGAGCTTGCAGATGTTCCTCATCTTTCTGAATTTGGGATACATTCGGCTCCGGTTAGATTTGAACGTAAAAAAATAGCCGAACATGCAAAAAATTTAGTCGAGACAATTCGAAAAAATCTAACTAAAACATTGGAAAGATCTGGAGTTGAGATACTTAGAGGAGAAGGACGTTTAGAAGGCAATCAAAAGGTCGGTTTAAGAGAAACTAATGGAGTTGATAGAATTTTTTCTGCTAGAGATATTATCTTAGCTACAGGCTCAGACCCTTTTGTACCGCCTGGAATTGAAATTGATGGACGAACTGTTTTTACAAGTGATGAGGCTATTAATTTAGAATGGTTGCCAAGATGGATTGCAATAATTGGTAGTGGCTATATAGGTTTGGAATTCGCTGATATTTATACAGCTTTAGGTTGTGAGGTAACCATGATTGAAGCCCTTGATAAAGTAATGCCTACTTTTGATCCAGATATCACGAAAATTGCTTCAAGAAACCTAATTGATAAAAGAGATATTGAAACTCGAGCTGGTGTGTTTGCTACTAAAGTTAAGCCAGGTTGTCCTGTCGAGGTCGAGCTTACAGATGCAAAGAGTCGAGAAGTAATTGAGGAGTTGCAAGTTGACGCTGTTCTGGTCGCAACAGGTCGAGTACCGTCGACTGAAAATCTAAATCTACAATCCGTTGGAGTTGAAACAACGAGAGGTTTTATTCCAATTGATGATCAGATGAGAGTATTGGTAAATGAAAAACCGGTTTCTAATCTATGGGCAGTCGGAGATGTTACGGGTAAGTTGATGTTGGCCCATACCGCTGCAGCGCAAGGGAGTATTGCTGTAGAAAATATTTTAGGAAAAGCAATAGAAATTGACTACAGAAGTATTCCTGCAGCGACGTTTACTCACCCTGAGATAAGTTCCGTTGGACTCTCGGAAGAAGAAGCAAAAGATCTAGCGAAAAACGAAGGCTTTGAACTTGGAATTGTTAGAAGTTATTTTAAAGCGAACTCTAAGGCCTTGGCTGAATTAGAAAGTGATGGAATTATGAAGTTGATTTTTAATAAAGAGACGGGAGAGGTCCTTGGGGCTCATATTTATGGATTACATGCGGCTGATCTCATACAAGAGGTTTCTAATGCAATTTCTAGAAGACAACGAGTTAATGACTTAGCAAAAGAAGTTCATACTCATCCAACATTAAGCGAAGTTGTAGAGGTTGCTTATAAGCAGGCATCTTTACAAATAAAGAAGTAG
- a CDS encoding TrmH family RNA methyltransferase, producing MITSKRNPLVRKLRGLLKKTGREEHSSLLLEGSHLLEEALKTNFLPTEVIATPEWCDQHEEILKKIASRTLLTLVTKNVLETSLSTVTPDGVAAIFPMQGLPKSGKAPKHILALDRIQDPGNLGNLFRSALAGEYEAMWLASGADPLNQKVLRSSAGSVLHMPFERIGHSSSSSIEMLVSKLNIAIDDNYQVVGTISPNKITDKKVKPYWELDWDLPTVLVLGNEGSGVHASIEACCTDFVTLPHSSLVDSLNVASAAVPLLLERQRVKMVKGMQKKS from the coding sequence TTGATTACAAGTAAAAGAAACCCTTTGGTTCGAAAATTAAGGGGTCTTTTGAAAAAAACTGGACGTGAAGAGCATTCTTCTCTTTTGCTTGAGGGGTCTCATTTGTTAGAAGAGGCTTTGAAAACAAATTTTTTGCCAACAGAAGTTATTGCAACTCCTGAATGGTGTGATCAGCATGAGGAGATTTTAAAAAAAATAGCTTCAAGAACTTTGTTAACCCTAGTAACCAAAAACGTTTTAGAAACATCTTTGTCAACAGTCACACCTGATGGTGTCGCAGCGATATTCCCAATGCAAGGGTTACCAAAATCGGGAAAAGCCCCTAAACATATTTTGGCTTTGGATAGGATTCAAGATCCAGGTAATTTGGGAAATTTATTTCGATCAGCTCTTGCTGGTGAATATGAGGCTATGTGGTTAGCTTCTGGAGCCGATCCACTTAATCAAAAGGTTTTAAGATCCTCCGCTGGCTCAGTTCTCCATATGCCTTTTGAACGGATTGGACATTCATCTTCTTCAAGTATTGAAATGCTTGTTTCAAAACTCAATATTGCAATTGATGATAATTACCAAGTAGTAGGGACAATTTCACCAAATAAAATTACTGATAAGAAAGTGAAACCTTATTGGGAATTAGACTGGGATCTCCCTACAGTATTGGTTCTTGGTAATGAGGGTTCAGGTGTTCATGCTTCAATTGAAGCCTGTTGTACAGACTTTGTTACGTTGCCTCATAGCTCATTAGTTGATTCACTTAATGTGGCATCTGCTGCAGTTCCTCTCTTGTTGGAGCGACAAAGAGTAAAAATGGTTAAGGGTATGCAAAAAAAATCGTGA